A genomic segment from Pseudomonas mendocina encodes:
- the purN gene encoding phosphoribosylglycinamide formyltransferase codes for MPCNVVVLISGSGSNLQALIDSVAHDGNPARIAAVISNRADAYGLQRAKQAGIATELLDHKQFDGREAFDTALIQAIDAHQPDLVVLAGFMRILTPGFVQHYAGRLLNIHPSLLPKHKGLHTHQRALEAGDSEHGCSVHFVTEELDGGPLVVQAVLPVMADDTAESLASRVHQQEHHIYPLAVRWFAEGRLRLDAQGAMLDDQPLPANGHLIRT; via the coding sequence ATGCCCTGCAATGTCGTCGTCCTGATCTCCGGGTCAGGCAGCAACCTGCAGGCTCTGATCGACAGCGTCGCCCACGACGGCAATCCGGCTCGCATCGCCGCGGTTATCTCCAACCGCGCCGATGCCTACGGCCTGCAGCGGGCGAAGCAGGCCGGTATCGCCACCGAACTGCTTGACCACAAGCAGTTCGACGGCCGCGAAGCCTTCGATACGGCGCTGATTCAAGCCATCGATGCCCACCAGCCCGATCTGGTGGTGCTGGCCGGCTTCATGCGTATTCTTACGCCGGGCTTCGTTCAGCACTACGCGGGACGCCTGCTGAACATTCACCCTTCGCTCCTCCCCAAGCACAAGGGTCTACACACGCATCAACGAGCTCTGGAAGCCGGCGACAGCGAGCACGGCTGCAGCGTGCACTTCGTCACCGAGGAACTCGATGGTGGCCCTCTGGTCGTACAAGCTGTGCTGCCAGTGATGGCAGACGACACGGCCGAGAGCCTGGCCAGCCGCGTGCACCAGCAGGAACACCACATCTATCCTCTGGCCGTACGCTGGTTTGCCGAAGGCCGCTTGCGTCTTGACGCTCAAGGCGCAATGCTGGATGACCAGCCGTTGCCTGCCAACGGCCACCTGATTCGAACCTAG
- a CDS encoding DUF2066 domain-containing protein, which translates to MRLSVRLMFFCLSLLSLPALAAPVAGLYQVREPVADQQPESRDAAMQKALQTLVLRLTGDAKALQNPGLEGLRKDPQQIVSQYVYEGDALLVEFDPGSTERQLRQAGLALWGANRPAILAWWLNEAPEGSQLVGESQSASALLRDAAQHRGLPLRLPLADLSEQALGSADSLLANDPKALREASERYGADALLAVRATENGGNWQATWRLWLGDEREQGKAEAADQATLADAVMLAVAERLAPRFVVKPGAAQSLTLVIEGADLGRFAALERLLEPFAARLQEIDGQRLVYQVSASPEQLRAQLALAQLQEVSEPLDAAEPVQSPQESPADEAPQVKPRTDQLRFRW; encoded by the coding sequence ATGCGTTTGTCTGTCCGCCTGATGTTCTTCTGTCTGTCGCTCCTGAGCCTGCCGGCATTGGCCGCGCCGGTTGCCGGTTTGTATCAGGTGCGTGAACCTGTAGCGGATCAGCAACCGGAAAGCCGTGACGCGGCGATGCAAAAAGCGCTGCAGACCCTGGTGCTGCGCCTGACGGGCGATGCCAAGGCGTTGCAGAACCCCGGCCTGGAAGGGTTGCGCAAGGACCCGCAGCAAATCGTCAGCCAATACGTTTACGAGGGCGATGCGCTGCTGGTCGAGTTCGATCCGGGCAGTACCGAGCGTCAGCTGCGCCAGGCCGGTCTAGCCTTGTGGGGCGCCAATCGTCCGGCGATCCTGGCCTGGTGGCTCAACGAGGCGCCGGAGGGCAGCCAGCTGGTTGGCGAGAGCCAGAGCGCATCGGCGTTGCTGCGCGATGCCGCGCAACATCGTGGTCTACCACTGCGTTTGCCGCTGGCGGACCTTAGCGAGCAGGCGCTGGGCAGTGCCGATAGCTTGTTGGCCAATGACCCAAAAGCGCTGCGCGAAGCGTCCGAACGTTATGGCGCCGACGCGCTGTTGGCGGTGCGGGCAACTGAAAACGGCGGCAACTGGCAGGCTACCTGGCGCCTGTGGCTGGGAGACGAACGTGAGCAGGGCAAGGCTGAGGCCGCTGATCAGGCTACGTTGGCCGATGCGGTGATGCTGGCGGTAGCCGAGCGTCTGGCCCCGCGTTTTGTCGTCAAGCCCGGTGCGGCGCAAAGCCTGACACTGGTGATCGAAGGCGCTGATCTGGGCCGTTTCGCGGCACTGGAGCGCCTCCTCGAGCCGTTCGCCGCGCGTTTGCAGGAAATCGACGGGCAGCGCCTGGTTTATCAGGTCAGCGCCAGCCCGGAGCAACTGCGCGCGCAGCTGGCATTGGCCCAGCTGCAGGAAGTCAGCGAGCCGCTCGATGCCGCCGAGCCGGTGCAGAGCCCGCAGGAGAGTCCCGCAGATGAGGCGCCTCAGGTGAAGCCGCGCACCGATCAGCTGCGCTTTCGCTGGTAG
- a CDS encoding AI-2E family transporter produces MTDSTRWLWMAGLFLLGWLLYLLHPILSPFLVGILLAYLGDPLVDRLERHRLSRTGGVVVVFALFALLLLILLLVLVPMLGRQLVRLYQLAPEMLDWLQGTALPWSQSHLGLQDDVLQLDQLKQVFADNIGKTTDVLKVVLAQATSSGLALLAWLGNLLLIPVVSFYLMRDWDVLVERVRGLLPRQREGLVVKLAGECHEVLGAFLRGQLLVMLALSVIYSVGLMLVGLELGLLIGVLAGLASIVPYMGFIVGIGAALSAALFQFGLEPYPLIGIAVVFMIGQLLEGMVLTPMLVGDRIGLHPVAVIFAILAGGQLFGFTGVLLALPVAAVIMVLLRHAHDLYRLSGLYGGSPPVD; encoded by the coding sequence ATGACCGATTCCACCCGCTGGCTATGGATGGCTGGGCTGTTTCTGCTTGGCTGGCTCCTGTATCTGCTGCACCCGATTCTTTCCCCCTTCCTGGTGGGCATCCTGCTGGCCTATCTGGGCGATCCTCTGGTCGACCGCCTCGAACGGCATCGCCTGTCGCGTACCGGCGGCGTGGTCGTGGTGTTCGCCCTGTTCGCATTGCTGTTGCTGATTCTCCTGCTGGTGCTGGTGCCCATGCTGGGGCGGCAATTGGTGCGTCTGTATCAACTGGCCCCGGAGATGCTCGACTGGCTGCAAGGCACCGCCTTGCCCTGGTCGCAATCGCACCTCGGGTTGCAGGATGATGTGCTGCAGCTCGATCAGCTCAAGCAGGTATTCGCCGACAACATCGGCAAGACCACCGACGTGCTCAAGGTGGTGCTGGCTCAGGCCACGTCCTCGGGGCTGGCACTACTGGCCTGGCTGGGCAATTTGTTGTTGATCCCGGTGGTGAGCTTCTACCTGATGCGTGATTGGGACGTACTGGTCGAGCGTGTGCGAGGGTTGCTGCCGCGGCAACGCGAGGGGCTGGTTGTCAAGCTGGCGGGCGAATGCCATGAGGTGCTTGGCGCTTTCCTGCGCGGCCAGTTGCTGGTGATGCTGGCCTTGAGCGTGATCTATTCAGTCGGTCTGATGCTGGTCGGGCTGGAGCTCGGCCTGTTGATCGGTGTGCTGGCCGGCCTGGCGAGTATCGTGCCTTATATGGGCTTCATCGTCGGTATCGGTGCAGCGCTGAGTGCAGCGCTGTTCCAGTTCGGCCTGGAGCCCTATCCACTGATCGGCATTGCCGTGGTTTTCATGATCGGTCAGTTGCTCGAAGGTATGGTCCTCACGCCCATGCTGGTGGGCGACCGTATCGGTCTGCATCCGGTCGCGGTGATCTTCGCCATCCTTGCGGGCGGCCAGCTGTTTGGCTTTACCGGTGTGCTGCTGGCCTTGCCGGTTGCTGCGGTGATCATGGTGTTGCTGCGCCATGCGCATGATCTGTACAGGCTTTCGGGGCTGTACGGCGGTTCGCCGCCTGTCGATTGA
- the purM gene encoding phosphoribosylformylglycinamidine cyclo-ligase has product MSKQPSISYKDAGVDIDAGEALVERIKGVAKRTARPEVMGGLGGFGALCEIPAGYKQPVLVSGTDGVGTKLRLALNLNKHDSIGQDLVAMCVNDLVVCGAEPLFFLDYYATGKLNVDVAATVVTGIGAGCELAGCSLVGGETAEMPGMYEGEDYDLAGFCVGVVEKSEIIDGSKVVTGDALIALPSSGPHSNGYSLIRKIIEVSGADIEQVQLGDKALADLLMAPTRIYVKPLLKLIKDTGAVKAMAHITGGGLLDNIPRVLPQGAQAVIDVASWNRPAVFDWLQEQGNVDEHEMHRVLNCGVGMVICVAQDQVDAALASLRASGEQPWVIGQITEAAEGAAQVQLNNLKAH; this is encoded by the coding sequence ATGAGCAAGCAACCCTCCATCAGCTACAAGGACGCAGGCGTCGACATCGATGCCGGTGAAGCCCTGGTCGAGCGCATCAAAGGCGTGGCCAAGCGCACTGCCCGTCCGGAAGTCATGGGTGGCCTGGGTGGCTTTGGCGCCCTGTGCGAGATCCCGGCCGGTTACAAGCAACCGGTTCTGGTCTCCGGCACCGACGGCGTCGGCACCAAGCTGCGCCTGGCGCTGAACCTGAACAAGCACGACAGCATCGGCCAGGACCTGGTGGCCATGTGCGTCAACGACCTGGTGGTCTGTGGCGCCGAGCCGCTGTTCTTCCTTGACTACTACGCCACCGGCAAACTCAATGTCGATGTGGCCGCCACCGTGGTCACCGGCATCGGCGCCGGCTGCGAGCTGGCTGGCTGCTCCCTGGTCGGTGGTGAAACCGCCGAAATGCCGGGCATGTACGAAGGCGAAGACTACGACCTGGCCGGTTTCTGCGTCGGTGTGGTGGAAAAGAGCGAAATCATCGACGGCTCCAAGGTCGTCACCGGCGACGCGCTGATCGCCCTGCCCTCCTCCGGCCCGCATTCCAACGGCTACTCGCTGATCCGCAAGATCATCGAAGTCTCCGGTGCCGACATCGAGCAGGTGCAGCTCGGCGACAAGGCCCTGGCCGACCTGCTGATGGCCCCGACCCGCATCTACGTCAAGCCGCTGCTCAAGCTGATCAAGGACACTGGCGCGGTCAAGGCCATGGCCCACATCACTGGCGGCGGTCTGCTGGACAACATCCCGCGCGTACTGCCGCAAGGCGCCCAGGCGGTGATCGACGTTGCCAGCTGGAATCGTCCGGCCGTGTTCGACTGGCTGCAGGAACAAGGCAACGTCGACGAGCATGAAATGCACCGCGTACTGAACTGCGGCGTCGGCATGGTCATCTGCGTCGCTCAGGATCAGGTCGATGCAGCCCTGGCCAGCCTGCGCGCCAGCGGCGAGCAGCCCTGGGTCATCGGTCAGATCACCGAAGCGGCCGAAGGCGCAGCCCAGGTTCAGCTGAACAACCTGAAAGCTCACTGA
- a CDS encoding DUF3108 domain-containing protein, with amino-acid sequence MRRALLFAMTLFALPALAEDLQPFSASYTADWKQLPVSGSAERSLKHEDDGRWTLNFEASMLVASLTEESTFRVDNGALLPLTYRLNRSGLGKGKKVEQDFDWEQKQVIGSDRGDAVRLPLNRGLLDKSTYQIALQQDVAAGKKSVSYQVVDGDEIETYDFRVLGEEVVRTKAGLIDAIKVERVRDPTQSTRKTVLWFAKDWGHLLVRLHQVETDGKEYQIMLKEGTVAGKAVEGRRD; translated from the coding sequence ATGCGTCGTGCCCTGCTGTTCGCCATGACACTGTTCGCCCTGCCGGCCCTTGCCGAGGACCTGCAGCCTTTCTCCGCCAGCTACACCGCGGACTGGAAGCAACTGCCGGTAAGCGGCAGCGCCGAGCGCAGCCTCAAACATGAAGACGACGGTCGCTGGACTCTCAACTTCGAAGCCTCGATGCTGGTCGCCAGCCTCACCGAAGAGAGCACCTTCCGCGTCGACAACGGCGCACTGCTGCCACTGACCTACCGCCTCAACCGCAGCGGGCTGGGCAAAGGCAAAAAGGTTGAGCAGGACTTCGATTGGGAACAGAAGCAGGTCATCGGTAGCGACCGCGGCGACGCCGTACGTTTACCGCTCAATCGCGGCCTGCTGGACAAGTCGACCTACCAGATTGCCCTGCAGCAGGACGTCGCAGCCGGCAAGAAGAGCGTGAGCTACCAGGTGGTCGACGGTGACGAGATCGAAACCTACGACTTCCGTGTACTGGGCGAGGAAGTGGTACGCACCAAGGCCGGTCTGATCGATGCGATCAAGGTCGAGCGTGTGCGTGACCCCACGCAAAGCACCCGCAAGACAGTACTGTGGTTTGCCAAGGATTGGGGACACCTGCTAGTTCGTCTGCATCAGGTGGAAACCGACGGCAAGGAATACCAGATCATGCTCAAGGAAGGCACCGTCGCAGGCAAGGCCGTGGAAGGCCGTCGCGACTGA